In Helicobacter pylori Shi112, the genomic window TTTTATTTTACTTACTCCTTTCTTAATCTTTCATCAAGGAGAGCTTATGAATAAGCCCTTAAAGCCTTCTCAAATTTTTATAGGAAGCGATCATGCAGGGTTGCATCTTGCAGAGTTTGTCCAACATTTTTTAGAAGACAAGGATTTTAAGATCCAAGCTTTTTTACCCGCTATGAGAGTGGATTACCCTGATTACGCAAAGTTAGTGTGCCAAAAGGTCCTAGAAAATGCGCAAAGCTATGGCATTTTAGTGTGCGCTACAGGGATAGGCATGAGCATGGGCGCTAATCGTTTTAAGGGTATTAGAGCCGCTTTGTGCCTTGATGCTTACATGGCTAAAATGACTCGCTTGCACAATAACGCTAATGTCTTGTGTTTGGGCGAAAAGATTAGCGGTATTGGCGTGGTGGAAAGCATTTTAGAAGCGTTTTTCTCTACAGAATTTGAACAAGGCCGTCATGTGTTGCGCATCCAAAAACTAGATGAATCGCTGAAATCATAAACCTAATATAGTATAATTACATCGTTTCGTTAAAAAGGATATTTTAATAGGCATGTTCACCCAATGGTTTATCATCACTATCGCTATTGTTTTTATCCTTTATATGGGTGTGCGCACTTTCTTTTTTAAAACCGTGGCTAAACGGCAAGAACGCACCAACGCATCCATGAAGCTCACCTTACAAGAAGCTGAAATTTTGATCCAAAAACACCAGTTGCAACTCCAAAGGGCTTTAGGCAATATTGACATTCTTACCCAAGAAATGAGCTCGTTAAAAACAGAACTAAAAGCCCTTAAACAGCGCAACTCTGAATACAAAGGCGAATCGGATAAATATAAAAATCGTATTAAAGAATTGGAGCAAAAAATAGAAGCTCTCCTTTAAAAACGCTATAATAAATCAAAATTATACAACCAATCAGTTATATTAAAGGATATTAAAATGAATGAAACGCTCAAAGAAGAACTTTTACAAAGCATCAGAGAAGTGAAAGATTACCCTAAAAAAGGGATTTTATTCAAAGACATTACCACACTACTCAACTACCCTAAACTCTTTAGCAAGCTCATTGACGCGCTCAAAAAACGCTATCTCGCTCTCAATATAGACTTTATCGTGGGCATTGAAGCGAGAGGGTTTATTTTAGGCTCTGCTCTCGCTTATGCACTTGGGGTGGGTTTTGTGCCTGTGAGGAAAAAGGGCAAACTCCCCGCGCACACCCTATCTCAAAGCTACAGCCTAGAATACGGGAGCGACAGCATAGAAATCCACTCCGACGCTTTTAGGGGGGTTAAGGGGGTAAGGGTGGTGTTAATTGATGATCTATTAGCCACTGGAGGCACAGCTTTAGCGAGCCTTGAGCTTATCAAAGCCCTACAAGCCGAATGCATAGAAGCATGCTTTTTGATAGGGTTAAAAGAATTACCGGGTATCCAACTTTTAGAAGAGCGAGTGAAAACCTTTTGTTTGTTAGAGTGCTAGAATAAGGGTGAATTTTGGAAGAATACATCATTGACTTATGGAATCAGCATGCAGCGACTTGGGGGTATCTCATTTTATTTGGGTGGAGCATTTTAGAAGGCGAAATTGGGTTAATTTTAGCAGGGATTGCCAGCTATACCGGTCATATGCATTTAGGGTTAGCCATTTTAGTCGCAGGGATTGGGGGTTTTGTGGGGGATCAGATCTATTTTTACATCGGCCGCACCAATAAAGCCTACATCCAAAAAAAGCTAGAAAAACAACGCCGAAAACTAGCCCTAGCCCATTTATTGTTGCAAAAACACGGCTGGTTTATCATTTTTATCCAACGCTACATGTATGGCATGCGCACCATCATTCCTATTAGCATAGGCCTCACGCGCTATAGCGCTTTAAAATTCGCTATCATCAATCTCATTAGCGCGATGGTGTGGGCGAGCATTACCATTATTCTAGCGTGGTGTTTAGGAGAAGAGTTATTGCATGCGTTAGAGTGGCTTAAAAAACACCCTTATGCGCTAATATTACTATTAGTATCTTTCTTAGCGTTGGTTCTATGGTATTTCCAATACTATAGTAAGAAAAACCGCTAGATTTCAATACAATTCTTGGAAGATATGAAATTAAAAAAGGAGACTTTATGTTGAAAATCAAATTAGAAAAAACCACCTTTGAAAACGCAAAAGCTGAATGCGGTTTGGTTTTTATTATCAATAAGGATTTTGATCACGCTTGGGTCAAAAATAAAGAATTGCTAGAAACCTTTAAATACGAAGGCGAAGGCGTGTTTTTGGACCAAGAAAATAAAATCTTGTATGCGGGCGTTAAAGAAGACGATGTGCATTTGTTAAGAGAGAGCGCATGTTTAGCCGTTCGTGCCCTTAAAAAACTCGCTTTTAAAAGCGTTAAAGTAGGGGTTTATACTTGCGGAGTGCATTCTAAAGATAACGCGCTTTTAGAAAACTTGAAAGCGTTGTTTTTGGGCTTGAAATTAGGCTTGTATGAATACGACACTTTTAAATCCAACAAAAAAGAAAGCGTTTTAAAAGAAGCAATCGTCGCTTTAGAATTGCACAAGCCTTGCGAAAAAACTTGCGCAAATTCTTTAGAAAAGAGCGCTAAAGAAGCTTTAAAATACGCTGAAATCATGACAGAAAGCTTGAATATCGTTAGGGATCTAGTCAATACCCCCCCTATGATTGGCACTCCGGTTTATATGGCTGAAGTGGCGCAAAAAGTGGCTAAAGAAAACCATTTAGAAATCCATGTTCATGATGAAAAATTTTTAGAAGAAAAGAAAATGAACGCCTTTTTAGCGGTCAATAAAGCCTCTCTTAGCGTCAATCCTCCCCGCTTGATCCATCTAGTCTATAAGCCCAAAAAAGCGAAGAAAAAAATCGCTTTAGTGGGTAAGGGCTTGACTTATGATTGCGGGGGTTTGAGCTTGAAACCGGCCGATTACATGGTTACCATGAAAGCGGATAAAGGCGGTGGCTCTGCGGTGATTGGGCTTTTAAACGCGTTAGCCAAACTGGGCGTGGAGGCTGAAGTGCATGGCATTATTGGGGCTACAGAAAACATGATAGGCCCGGCCGCTTATAAACCGGATGATATTTTAATCTCCAAAGAAGGCAAGAGCATAGAGGTGCGCAATACCGACGCTGAGGGGCGTTTGGTTTTAGCGGATTGCTTGAGCTATGCTCAAGACTTAAGCCCTGATGTGATCGTGGATTTTGCGACCCTTACTGGGGCATGCGTTGTGGGCTTAGGTGAATTCACTTCAGCGATCATGGGGCATAATGAAGAGTTAAAAAATCTCTTTGAAACTTCAGGGTTAGAATCCGGCGAATTATTAGCCAAACTCCCCTTTAACCGCCATTTAAAGAAATTGATCGAATCTAAAATCGCTGATGTGTGCAATATTTCTTCTTCACGCTATGGCGGTGCGATCACAGCGGGCTTGTTTTTAAATGAATTTATTAGAGATGAGTTTAAGGATAAGTGGTTACACATTGACATTGCAGGCCCTGCTTATGTGGAAAAAGAATGGGATGTGAATAGCTTTGGAGCGAGTGGGGCCGGGGTTAGGGCATGCACAGCTTTTGTGGAAGAATTTTTGAAAAAGGCTTGAAATGGGCTTGTCTGTAGGCATTGTGGGTTTGCCTAATGTGGGCAAATCCAGCACCTTTAACGCGCTCACTAAAACCCAAAACGCAGAGAGCGCGAATTACCCTTTTTGCACCATTGAACCCAATAAAGCCATCGTGAATGTGCCTGATAGGCGGCTTGATGCGTTGGCTCAAATAATAAAGCCTGAACGCATTTTGCATTCTGTGGTGGAATTTGTGGATATTGCCGGATTGATTAAGGGAGCGAGCAAAGGGGAGGGTTTAGGCAATCAATTTTTAGCCAATATCAAGGAATGCGAAGTGATCTTGCAAGTGGTGCGCTGTTTTGAAGATGACAATATCACGCATGTGAACGATAAAATTGACCCCCTAAACGATATAGAGATCATTGAATTGGAGTTGATTTTAGCGGATATTGCCACTTTAGACAAAAGGATCGATCGCTTGCAAAAAGCCCTAAAAAGCTCAAAAGACGCTAAAAATCTTTTAGAATGCGCTTTGAGTTTAAAAACGCATTTAGAAGAATTAAAGCCAGCAAAAACTTTTCCTTTGAATGCAAGCGAGGCTTTTTTAGAATTGGACAAGGAATTGCGTTTTTTATCTAATAAAAAAATGATCTATGCCGCTAATGTGGGCGAAGAAGATTTAAACGCTCTCAATGAGCATGCTAAAAAAGTCCAAAATTATGCCAAAGATCAAAATAGCGAGTTTGTTGCCTTGTGCGCTAAATTAGAAGAAGAAATGGTTTCTATGAGTGAAGATGAAGTCAAAGAATTTTTGCAAAGTTTAGGCGTAGAAGAAAGCGGGCTAGAAAAGACCATTCGTTTGAGTTTTAAGGAATTAGGCTTGATCAATTACTTTACCGCTGGAGTCAAGGAAGTGCGATCATGGACCATTAAAAAAGGCTCTAGCGCGCCTGTGGCTGCTGGGGTGATCCATAAGGATTTTGAAAAAGGCTTTATCAGAGCTGAAACCATCAGTTACGATGATTTTATCGCTTATAAGGGCGAAGCCGGAGCGAAAGAAAAGGGAGCGTTACGCATTGAAGGTAAGGATTATATCGTTCAAGATGGCGATGTGTTGCATTTTCGCTTCAATGTCTAGTGTCTTTTCAAACAAGCGTTACTATTTTCTGAATTGACACCCAGTAAGAAACTTTTTAAAAAGATCTATATAGAGTTAAGCGATATTTGCGGGTTGCAATGTGGTTTTTGCCCT contains:
- the rpiB gene encoding ribose 5-phosphate isomerase B, which codes for MNKPLKPSQIFIGSDHAGLHLAEFVQHFLEDKDFKIQAFLPAMRVDYPDYAKLVCQKVLENAQSYGILVCATGIGMSMGANRFKGIRAALCLDAYMAKMTRLHNNANVLCLGEKISGIGVVESILEAFFSTEFEQGRHVLRIQKLDESLKS
- the apt gene encoding adenine phosphoribosyltransferase, translated to MNETLKEELLQSIREVKDYPKKGILFKDITTLLNYPKLFSKLIDALKKRYLALNIDFIVGIEARGFILGSALAYALGVGFVPVRKKGKLPAHTLSQSYSLEYGSDSIEIHSDAFRGVKGVRVVLIDDLLATGGTALASLELIKALQAECIEACFLIGLKELPGIQLLEERVKTFCLLEC
- a CDS encoding DedA family protein, whose amino-acid sequence is MEEYIIDLWNQHAATWGYLILFGWSILEGEIGLILAGIASYTGHMHLGLAILVAGIGGFVGDQIYFYIGRTNKAYIQKKLEKQRRKLALAHLLLQKHGWFIIFIQRYMYGMRTIIPISIGLTRYSALKFAIINLISAMVWASITIILAWCLGEELLHALEWLKKHPYALILLLVSFLALVLWYFQYYSKKNR
- a CDS encoding leucyl aminopeptidase; the encoded protein is MLKIKLEKTTFENAKAECGLVFIINKDFDHAWVKNKELLETFKYEGEGVFLDQENKILYAGVKEDDVHLLRESACLAVRALKKLAFKSVKVGVYTCGVHSKDNALLENLKALFLGLKLGLYEYDTFKSNKKESVLKEAIVALELHKPCEKTCANSLEKSAKEALKYAEIMTESLNIVRDLVNTPPMIGTPVYMAEVAQKVAKENHLEIHVHDEKFLEEKKMNAFLAVNKASLSVNPPRLIHLVYKPKKAKKKIALVGKGLTYDCGGLSLKPADYMVTMKADKGGGSAVIGLLNALAKLGVEAEVHGIIGATENMIGPAAYKPDDILISKEGKSIEVRNTDAEGRLVLADCLSYAQDLSPDVIVDFATLTGACVVGLGEFTSAIMGHNEELKNLFETSGLESGELLAKLPFNRHLKKLIESKIADVCNISSSRYGGAITAGLFLNEFIRDEFKDKWLHIDIAGPAYVEKEWDVNSFGASGAGVRACTAFVEEFLKKA
- the ychF gene encoding redox-regulated ATPase YchF translates to MGLSVGIVGLPNVGKSSTFNALTKTQNAESANYPFCTIEPNKAIVNVPDRRLDALAQIIKPERILHSVVEFVDIAGLIKGASKGEGLGNQFLANIKECEVILQVVRCFEDDNITHVNDKIDPLNDIEIIELELILADIATLDKRIDRLQKALKSSKDAKNLLECALSLKTHLEELKPAKTFPLNASEAFLELDKELRFLSNKKMIYAANVGEEDLNALNEHAKKVQNYAKDQNSEFVALCAKLEEEMVSMSEDEVKEFLQSLGVEESGLEKTIRLSFKELGLINYFTAGVKEVRSWTIKKGSSAPVAAGVIHKDFEKGFIRAETISYDDFIAYKGEAGAKEKGALRIEGKDYIVQDGDVLHFRFNV